The Bosea beijingensis genome contains the following window.
AAACCAGCGCACGAGCAGGTCCGGATTGGTCCAGGCTTCGTAAACCTCGGCCGGCGACGCATTGAGGCGGCGCTTCATCGTCAGGCTGGGTGTCACCGGCTGATGCATGTGCCTCTCTCCCGCCCTCAACCGTCGCCCTTGCGCCGCGCTTCGAGCAGCGCTTCCAGCGCATCGAGGCGCTCGGTCCAGAACCGCTGATAGCGCGCCAGCCAGCCCATCGCCTCCTCCATCGGCTCCGCATTCAGATGGCAGGACACGGTGCGCCCCGCCTTGGTCCGCGTCAGCAAGCCGGCATCCGTGAGGACGTCGAGATGCTTCATTATGGCCGGGAGCGAGACCGGAAAGGGCTTCGCCAGCTCGCTCACCGACAGCCCGTCCTCGCCCTCCAGCCGCGCCAGCAAGGCCCTCCGCGTCGGGTCCGCCAGGGCGGAGAAGGTCCGGTCGAGCTGCGTATCCTGAAACTTAACCATTAAGTTAAGTGTAGGCACCAGCGACCGTGCGTGTCAAGGCGGGGGCGATTGCGCTCCTGTCAGCATCAATCCGGAGGTTGCGATCAGGCCGCGTGGTCGTCCGCCGGCATGACCTCGCCTCCGAGGAGGCAACCGACCGGCCGGCCGTCGGCGAAGCCGATCCTGACGCGAATTTCCGAAAGTGCGTTCATCGCCCGGCCCTGCAGGATGGTGATGCGGCCACTGTCGCGGGGAACGAGATCGTTCTTGAGCAGCCCGAAGGCCAGCGCCGCAGCCGCGATGCCGGTCGCGGCGTCTTCCGGGTAGCCGGAGGATTTCGGGAACTGCCGGGCCTCGAAGCGCCGCTCAGCCTGATCGGCGACGGCGTAAGGATAGAGCCCGGTCGAAGCGATGCGCTCGCAGCATTTTTCGGTGAGGACCATGTCAGTCGTCAATGCTTGCAGATGCGCGACGCTCTTCATCGGGATCAGCGTCTTGACGCGTGAGGTCACCGCGTTCTGGATCGGCAGATCGAGCAGGTCGCCGCGCGAAATCCGGAGCGTCGCGAGCACGTCCTCCTCTTGCGCACGCGTCAGGTCGACGACCTTGCCGACCGGCTGGCTGATCTCGACCGACGGATTCGCAGAGGAACGGTTCGCGACATAGCCCGTGACGGGGCCGCTGCGCGTCTCGATCCGCATCTGCTCGGCATCGAGCCGACCGGCCGTCGCAAGGCACCAGAGCGCGCCGATCGTGGCGTGGCCGCACATTTCCATCTCGTGGCGTGGCACCCAAAACCGGAAGGTGAAGTCGGAATCCGGGCTGGAAGGCGGCCTAACGAAACCGGATTCGTGACCATAGCGGGCTGCGACCGCCCGCATGTCGTCATCCCGCAGCACGGCAGCATCGATCACGATCGGACAGGGATTGCCGCCCTGCCCCCGATGCGTGAACACATTGACCAGCCTGATGCCGTCCTGCGCCATGCCCCTGCCCCTTCCGTTGAAGCTGCGATTGCCCCTCTTCCGAGGGACCTAATCAAGGCTTGGCAGCAAATCGCGCTTCCCGCAACGAACCGGCGCGATCAGGCTGCGGCAGCGGCCTCGTGGCGCGAGACATGAGCGATCGCCGCGCGCAGGTCGTCCAGCGTGGCATCGGCGCCGACGCAGCGCTCGGCGAGATGACGGCGGAACATGCGCGCGCCAGGGCGGCCGGGGAAGAGGCCGACGAGATGGCGCGTGAAGGCATGCACCCGCCCGCCCCGCTCGATATGCGCGGCTATGTACGGCTCCAGCGCCTCCAGCATGGCGAAGGCATCGGCGACCGGCGCCTCCCGGCCGAAGAGCAGCGGATCGGCCTGAAGCAGAATCTCGGGGTTCTGATAGGCCTCCCGGCCGATCATCACGCCATCGAGCTTTTCGAGATGCGCTGGCCATTCAGCAGGAGCCTTGATGCCGCCGTTGATCGCGATCGGCAGGTCCGGGTTGGCGGCCTTGAGGCGATAGGCACGCTCATAGTCCAGCGGTGGGATCTCACGGTTTTCCTTGGGCGAGAGCCCTTGCAGCCAAGCCTTGCGGGCGTGGACGATCAACGCATCGACGCCGGCCGCGCGCGCCGAAGCGGTCAGCGCATCGAGCGCCGCTTCCGGGTCCTGATCGTCGACGCCGAGGCGGCATTTCACCGTCACGGGAATCGAGACAGCCGCCTTCATATCCGCGACGCAATCGCCGACCAGCGCGGGCTCGCGCATCAGGCAGGCGCCGAAAGCCCCGCCCTGCACCCGGTCTGACGGGCAGCCGCAGTTCAGGTTGATCTCGTCATAGCCGAAATCGGCGCCGATCTTCGCTGCTTCCGCCAGCAGCTTCGGGTCGTTGCCGCCAAGCTGGAGCGCAACGGGATGCTCCATGGCATCGAATCCGATCAGGCGCTCGCGATCGCCACGGATCACCGCCTGCGCCGTCACCATCTCGGTATAGAGCAGCGCATGGCGCGACATCAGGCGGTGGATGACGCGGCAATGCCGGTCGGTCCAATCCATCATCGGCGCCACGGAGAAGCGCCAGAAGCTCGCTTCGTCACGGTCTGCTGTCGTCTGGGTATTCATGCTCAACGCGCGGGGCCTGCCGGTGCCTTGTTCGATGATGCCGGCCGCCGCGATGGGGGACCGTGCGGTCAAATGGTGCCGAGACGGCGAAACTGCCGCGTATATGACGCAAGTCACCGGAATACGCGAGGGCCGCGGCGAGAATTCCGCCGCAGGAACCTGCCCGGCCTTCTTTCGGCGCCACCGCCATCGCCGCGAAGCAGGCCATGGAACTACCCCGCCAGCCTGCGGATTGAAGGGGCAGAAGATCGCGTCGCCGGCCTCATCACTGGCAGCGACGTCGGGAAAGGCGGAGTAGCACATGGCCGAGGCTCCGCAGGTTTTGCGACGCTCCCGCATGCGCCAGTTCTTCCGCATCGCGTTGCGCTACTGGCGCGGCAGGGCGCGCTGGCAGGCCTGGGCCCTGACCGTGACCGTCCTCGTCTTCATCGCGGCGCAGACCTCCGCCGCCGTCGGCATCAACCGCTGGAACCGCTGGTTCTTCGATGCGCTCGAAAAGCGCGACGTCGACGCCGTCTGGGCGACGACCGGCTGGCTGCCGTTCCTGCTGGCGGCCTCGGCGCTGTCGGTCTCCGGCCTCGTCGTCAGCCGCATGCTGCTGCAGGTGCGCTGGCGCGAGAACCTGACACGCCGCCTCGCCGGCTGGTGGATCGCCGACCAGCGTTATTACCGCCTGGGCTTCCTGAGCAGGGATATGACCGCGCCGGAATACCGGGTCGCCGAAGACGCGCGCCTCGCGATCGAGCCCTTGGTCGAGCTCGCGATCGGGCTGATTACCGCCTTCGTCACGGCGGCGACCTTCGCCGCGATCCTGTGGCAGGTCGCCGGTTCGGCGGAGTTCCCGCTAGGCGGCACCACGATCGTCATCCCCAGCTACATGGCGGTCGCGGCGGTGGTCTATGCCACAATCGCCTCGCTCGCGGCCTATCTAGCGGGCCGCCCCCTCGTCCCGCGCGTCGCGCACAAGAACGAGATGGAGGCACAATTCCGGGCCGAGATGACGCGGCTGCGCGAGAATGCCGAGAGCATCGCGCTGATCAAGGGCGATGCCGACGAACGCAATTCGGTCGGTGAAAACTACGGGCGCGTTGTCGCGGCCTGGCTCAGGATCGTGCGCCAGCAGGGCATTATCGCGCTGGTGCTGAACACCAATGGAGCGCTGTTCCCGATCGTGCCGCTCCTGCTGATCGCACCGAAATACCTGGCCGGTGGCGTCACGCTCGGCGCGGTCGTGCAGGTCGTCGCGGCCTTCAGCGCCGTCCAGGCCGCGCTGATCTGGTTCGTCGACAATTTCGTGCGGCTGGCAGAGTGGTTCGCCTCGGTGACCCGCGTCGATGAGTTGGTGGAGGAGCTTCAGGCTCTGGATATCGGCACGATCATGGAGAAGGATGAGCAGATCGTGCTCGGAGAGAGCGATGACGGTGCGATCCATCTCGACAACCTGTCGATCGCCCATAGCAATGGCCGCGTCGTCGTGGCCGATGCCACCGTCACCATCCCGCAGGGAGCGAAGGCGCTGATCGCGGGCGAGAGCGGCTCGGGCAAGAGCACGCTGATCCGGGCGCTCGCAGGCATCTGGCCCTGGGGCTCCGGCTCGATCCGCGTGCCGGCCGGGCAATCGATCGCCTTCGTGCCGCAGAAGCCCTACCTGCCGCGCGGCACCTTGCGCACCATCCTGCTCTATCCGGATTCCGACCGTGTCATCCCTGACGACGCTATCACGGAGGCGTTGCAGCGCTGCGGCCTCGGCTATCTCGCCAAAAAGCTCGATGTCGCGGAGGAGGACTGGGACCGCATCCTCTCCGGTGGCGAGCGCCAGCGCGTCGCCTTCACCCGCCTGCTGCTGCAGAAGCCCGATATCATCGTGATGGACGAAGCAACCTCGGCGCTCGACGAGGAGAGCCAGGCCTCGCTGCTCAGCCTGTTCGACGATGAGCTCGCGGAAGCGACGCTGATCAGCGTCGGGCACCGGCCGGGGCTCGAGGATTATCACGACCAGAAGATCACGCTGGAGCGCAGGCTAGCCGGCGCTCACATGACGTCCAGGCGCCTGCGGAAATCGCTCTGGCGTCTGTTCAGAAGCCGAAGCGCCGCCAATGAGGACGAGCGCCCGGAGGCCTGAGATGTGCTGGCGGCGCTCACGAGGAGCGCCGCCCGTTCTCGTTACCGCTTGGCGCGGGCGACGATCTGCGTCGGGTTGACGAAGCGCAGCGCGATCACGAGCCAGATCAGCGTGGTGACCATGTAGATCACCGCCATGGCGTCGATCGACTGCACCGCGCGGACACCGGCGGCGAAGACCGCGTAGTAGAGCGCGACGACGAGGGTCTGGCTGGTCGGGCCGGCCGTGAGGAAGGTCAATTCGAACATGGCGAGCGTCCTGACCAGGACCAGCAGCAGCGCCGCGAGAATGCCCGGCATGAGCAGCGGCAGCAGCACATGCACGAAGAGCTTGAAGGTGTTGGCGCCGAAGACCCGCGCCGCCGCCTCGATCTTGGTGTCGATCTGCTCGATGAACGGGATCATCACCAGGATGACGAAAGGCACGGTCGGCACGAGATTGGCGAGCACGACGCCCGACATCTGGCCGGCGAAGCCGGTCTGGTAGAGCACCGTCGCCAGCGGGATGCCGAAGGTGATCGGCGGCACCAGGAGCGGCAACAGGAAGAGCAGCATGACGAGCTTCTTGCCCGGGAAGTCGCGACGGGCCAGCGCATAGGCCGCCGGCACGCCGATCATGCCGGAGAGCGCCACCACCAAGAAGACGATCTGGAAGGTGACGAGCAGCACGTCATAGAGCTGGAATTCCGACCAGGCGGCCGCGTACCAGCGCGTCGTCCAGCCGGCGGGGAGCCAGGTGCCCAGCCAGCGCGTCGAGAAGGACGAGGTCACCACCGTCGCGATCATCGCGAAGAGGTTGACGACGAAGAAGCCGATCAGCGTCCAGTTGGCGGCTGCCCAGAGCTTCGTCGAGAGACGGGTGTCTTTCACCATCGGATCAGCCCTTTCCGCCGCCGGCAGGGCCGCGATACAGCATGCCGCGCGCGGCGAGCACCACGACGACGATGGTGAGCTGAACCACGCCCATGATCATCGCGACGGCCGAAGCCATGGAGTAGTCGTATTCCTCGAAAGCCGCCTGATAGGCCGCGATCGAGATCACGCGGGTCGGTCCCGAGGGCGCGCCGAGCAGCACGGCCGAAGGGAAGACCGAGAAGGCCTGCACGAAGCTCAGGCAGAAGGTGATCGCGAGCCCCGGCAGCAGGAGCGGGAACAGGATGTGCTTGAAACGGTCCCACGGCCCGGCACCGAGCGTCGCGCCCGCCTGCTCCAGCGCCGGATCGATGCCGGAGAGATAGGACAGCGTCAGCAGGAAGGTGAAGGGGAAGCCGGTGATGACCAGCGAGAGCATCACGCCCCAGTAGTTGTGCAGCAGCTTCACCGGCGAGGAGATGATGCCGAAGGTCATCAGCACGCGGTTGAACCAGCCCTGAGGCCCGAGATAATTCAGGAGGCCCTCGGCGACGAGCACGGTGCCGAGCGTGATCGGGATCACCAGGATCGTGGTCAGCAGGCGCTGGTTGCGCATCAGCCGGACGCGGAAGGCGATCGGGATCGCCAGCAGCAGCGTCGCGACCGTGACGGGCAGAGCGAGCCAAAGCGTCGTCGCGATCGTCCCGTAGAGGAAACGATCGGAGAAGAAGCGCTGGTAGTTGGCGAACATGCCGCCCTGCTTCGGCTCGAAGGAGAGCACGAGCCCGTAGAGGAACGGGTAGATGAACAGCGCCAGCAGGAACAGGATCGCCGGCAGAACGAGCAGCGTCAGCCCGTCGAGCCCCCGCGCCGCCAGCCGCTGCTTCAGCGGGATGGAGGAGGTGTCGGTGCTCACGCCGCCCCTCCATAGACGAGGACGCGGTCGGGATCGGCGGCGAGCGTCACGGCTTCGCCCGGCGACAGCTTGTCATGGGCGAGGAAGGACAGGTCCGTGCCATCGGCCATGCGGGCGAAGCCGACGAACTCGCGGCCGCGGAACTCGGTCGAGACGACCTGCGCCTTGAGGCCCGGCTGGCCGGCCGCGACCGGGTGCAGGTCTTCCGGGCGGATCGCCAGATAGCCGTCGGCGCCGACGGACACCGTCTCGCGGGCGCGGCCGGAGAGCTGGGCATCGCCCACGGTGATCGCGGCCTTGCCGTCGCCGGTCGAGGCGACCTTGCCCTTGACCTTGTTGCGGAAGCCCATGAACTCGGCGACGTCGAGATGGTCCGGCCGCATGAACAGGTCTTCCGGCGTGCCGACCTGACGGACCTGGCCGTCACGCAGCACGACGATGCGGTCGGCGAGCGAGAGCGCCTCCTCCTGGTCGTGGGTGACGTAGATCGTGGTGGCGCCGAGCGTGTTGTGGATGCGGCGGATTTCGGCGCGCATCTCCAGGCGCAGCTTGGCGTCGAGGTTCGAAAGCGGCTCGTCCATCAGCACCAGCGGCGGCTCGACGACGATGGCGCGCGCAATCGCGACGCGCTGCTGCTGGCCGCCGGAGAGCTGGCCGGGCAGCTTCTCGGTCTGGCCCTGCAGGCGCACCAAAGCGGCGGCTTCCGCGACGCGCTTGTCGATCTCGGCGCGCGGCAGGCCGCGCATCTTGAGGCCGAAGCCGATATTCTTGTTCACGTTCATATGCGGGAAGAGCGCATAGCTCTGGAAGACCATGCCGAAGCCGCGTTCTTCCGGGCGCAGCGGGTCGATACGCTTGTCGTCGAGCCAGATGCCGCCACCGGTCGCGGGCAGCAAGCCTGCGATCAGGTTCAGCGTCGTCGACTTGCCGCAGCCGGACGGGCCGAGCAGCGCGATGAACTCGCCCTTGCCGATCGTCAGCGAGACGTCCTTGAGCGCGTTATGGGTGCCGAAGTCACGGCTCAGACGGTCGAGCCGA
Protein-coding sequences here:
- a CDS encoding ABC transporter ATP-binding protein/permease, yielding MAEAPQVLRRSRMRQFFRIALRYWRGRARWQAWALTVTVLVFIAAQTSAAVGINRWNRWFFDALEKRDVDAVWATTGWLPFLLAASALSVSGLVVSRMLLQVRWRENLTRRLAGWWIADQRYYRLGFLSRDMTAPEYRVAEDARLAIEPLVELAIGLITAFVTAATFAAILWQVAGSAEFPLGGTTIVIPSYMAVAAVVYATIASLAAYLAGRPLVPRVAHKNEMEAQFRAEMTRLRENAESIALIKGDADERNSVGENYGRVVAAWLRIVRQQGIIALVLNTNGALFPIVPLLLIAPKYLAGGVTLGAVVQVVAAFSAVQAALIWFVDNFVRLAEWFASVTRVDELVEELQALDIGTIMEKDEQIVLGESDDGAIHLDNLSIAHSNGRVVVADATVTIPQGAKALIAGESGSGKSTLIRALAGIWPWGSGSIRVPAGQSIAFVPQKPYLPRGTLRTILLYPDSDRVIPDDAITEALQRCGLGYLAKKLDVAEEDWDRILSGGERQRVAFTRLLLQKPDIIVMDEATSALDEESQASLLSLFDDELAEATLISVGHRPGLEDYHDQKITLERRLAGAHMTSRRLRKSLWRLFRSRSAANEDERPEA
- a CDS encoding ABC transporter ATP-binding protein, whose translation is MNAASFRELRLDRLSRDFGTHNALKDVSLTIGKGEFIALLGPSGCGKSTTLNLIAGLLPATGGGIWLDDKRIDPLRPEERGFGMVFQSYALFPHMNVNKNIGFGLKMRGLPRAEIDKRVAEAAALVRLQGQTEKLPGQLSGGQQQRVAIARAIVVEPPLVLMDEPLSNLDAKLRLEMRAEIRRIHNTLGATTIYVTHDQEEALSLADRIVVLRDGQVRQVGTPEDLFMRPDHLDVAEFMGFRNKVKGKVASTGDGKAAITVGDAQLSGRARETVSVGADGYLAIRPEDLHPVAAGQPGLKAQVVSTEFRGREFVGFARMADGTDLSFLAHDKLSPGEAVTLAADPDRVLVYGGAA
- a CDS encoding ABC transporter permease; its protein translation is MSTDTSSIPLKQRLAARGLDGLTLLVLPAILFLLALFIYPFLYGLVLSFEPKQGGMFANYQRFFSDRFLYGTIATTLWLALPVTVATLLLAIPIAFRVRLMRNQRLLTTILVIPITLGTVLVAEGLLNYLGPQGWFNRVLMTFGIISSPVKLLHNYWGVMLSLVITGFPFTFLLTLSYLSGIDPALEQAGATLGAGPWDRFKHILFPLLLPGLAITFCLSFVQAFSVFPSAVLLGAPSGPTRVISIAAYQAAFEEYDYSMASAVAMIMGVVQLTIVVVVLAARGMLYRGPAGGGKG
- a CDS encoding ArsR/SmtB family transcription factor produces the protein MVKFQDTQLDRTFSALADPTRRALLARLEGEDGLSVSELAKPFPVSLPAIMKHLDVLTDAGLLTRTKAGRTVSCHLNAEPMEEAMGWLARYQRFWTERLDALEALLEARRKGDG
- the dusA gene encoding tRNA dihydrouridine(20/20a) synthase DusA, which encodes MNTQTTADRDEASFWRFSVAPMMDWTDRHCRVIHRLMSRHALLYTEMVTAQAVIRGDRERLIGFDAMEHPVALQLGGNDPKLLAEAAKIGADFGYDEINLNCGCPSDRVQGGAFGACLMREPALVGDCVADMKAAVSIPVTVKCRLGVDDQDPEAALDALTASARAAGVDALIVHARKAWLQGLSPKENREIPPLDYERAYRLKAANPDLPIAINGGIKAPAEWPAHLEKLDGVMIGREAYQNPEILLQADPLLFGREAPVADAFAMLEALEPYIAAHIERGGRVHAFTRHLVGLFPGRPGARMFRRHLAERCVGADATLDDLRAAIAHVSRHEAAAAA
- a CDS encoding ABC transporter permease, whose product is MVKDTRLSTKLWAAANWTLIGFFVVNLFAMIATVVTSSFSTRWLGTWLPAGWTTRWYAAAWSEFQLYDVLLVTFQIVFLVVALSGMIGVPAAYALARRDFPGKKLVMLLFLLPLLVPPITFGIPLATVLYQTGFAGQMSGVVLANLVPTVPFVILVMIPFIEQIDTKIEAAARVFGANTFKLFVHVLLPLLMPGILAALLLVLVRTLAMFELTFLTAGPTSQTLVVALYYAVFAAGVRAVQSIDAMAVIYMVTTLIWLVIALRFVNPTQIVARAKR
- a CDS encoding PhzF family phenazine biosynthesis protein, with amino-acid sequence MAQDGIRLVNVFTHRGQGGNPCPIVIDAAVLRDDDMRAVAARYGHESGFVRPPSSPDSDFTFRFWVPRHEMEMCGHATIGALWCLATAGRLDAEQMRIETRSGPVTGYVANRSSANPSVEISQPVGKVVDLTRAQEEDVLATLRISRGDLLDLPIQNAVTSRVKTLIPMKSVAHLQALTTDMVLTEKCCERIASTGLYPYAVADQAERRFEARQFPKSSGYPEDAATGIAAAALAFGLLKNDLVPRDSGRITILQGRAMNALSEIRVRIGFADGRPVGCLLGGEVMPADDHAA